ACTTGAAGCGGCCCGGGCCCTTGCCTTCCACGCCGCGGCTGAAGCCGGTGTTGGACACGTCTTCGGTGTCCCACTCGTCCTTGCCGTAACCCATGTAGTCGACGCCGCACAGGTCGATGAAGGTGTCGAAGCCGAAGTCGTCGCGCAACGCCGTGCAGGCGGCCAGCCAGTCGCTCGCCGCGACTTCCAGCGTCACTTCGCCGCGCGGCTGCGCGACCTGCACCGCGGCCTCGCCGAAGCGCGCCGCCAGTTCGTTCGCGAAATTCCCCATGGGAGCCGTACTCATGCGCGTGCGCCCTCGGCGCGCTCGCCGCCGGCGAACGGGTTCTGCTCCATCCGGCGGATCTTCTTCTGCAACTGCAGGATGCCGTAGACCAGCGCTTCGGCGGTCGGCGGGCAGCCCGGGACGTACACGTCGACCGGGACCACGCGGTCGCAGCCGCGGACCACGGAATAGGAATAGTGGTAGTAGCCGCCGCCGTTGGCGCAGCTGCCCATCGAGATCACCCACTTCGGGTCGGGCATCTGGTCGTAGACCTTGCGCAGCGCCGGGGCCATCTTGTTGCACAGGGTGCCGGCCACGATCATCACGTCGGACTGGCGCGGCGACGGGCGGAACACCACGCCGTAGCGGTCCAGGTCGA
Above is a genomic segment from Thermomonas aquatica containing:
- a CDS encoding NuoB/complex I 20 kDa subunit family protein, coding for MGVMDTVSGLMHNPLPEGRLDDILRPEGDNPLLQNGFVTTSMDALWNWARTGSMWPMTFGLACCAVEMMHAGAARLDLDRYGVVFRPSPRQSDVMIVAGTLCNKMAPALRKVYDQMPDPKWVISMGSCANGGGYYHYSYSVVRGCDRVVPVDVYVPGCPPTAEALVYGILQLQKKIRRMEQNPFAGGERAEGARA